Proteins from one Elephas maximus indicus isolate mEleMax1 chromosome 12, mEleMax1 primary haplotype, whole genome shotgun sequence genomic window:
- the LOC126086696 gene encoding uncharacterized protein LOC126086696 isoform X1 translates to MVPARDLHSAQHGPSTPERTYTVPGRGQVLWNRPTQCLAGARCSRRDLHSAWQGEVLQNGPTQCTAGPSALEQTYTVPGMGQVLRNGPTQCLAGPSAPKRTYAVHGRAKCSGTGLHSAWQGEVLRNGPTQCTAGPSALEQAYTVPGRVKCSGTDLRSARQGQVLWNRPTQCLAWAKCSGTDLLSAWQGQVLRNGPTQCTAGPSALEQTYTVPGMGQVLRNGPTQCLAGPSAPERTYTVHGRAKCSGTDLHSAWHGPSAPERTYAVPGTGQVLRMVTISISVVIVSILSLNSLNIQRVNRTLRGLAIRGCYGC, encoded by the exons ATGGTGCCTGCGAGAGACCTACACAGTGCCCAGCACGGGCCAAGTACTCCGGAACGGACCTACACGGTGCCCGGCAGGGGCCAAGTGCTCTGGAACAGGCctacacagtgcctggcagggGCCAGGTGCTCCAGAAGGGACctacacagtgcctggcagggTGAAGTGCTCCAGAACGGACCTACACAGTGCACGGCAGGGCCAAGTGCTCTGGAACAGAcctacacagtgcctggcatgggcCAAGTGCTCCGGAACGGACCTACTCAGTGCCTGGCAGGGCCAAGTGCTCCGAAACGGACCTATGCAGTGCACGGCAGGGCCAAGTGCTCTGGAACAGGCctacacagtgcctggcagggTGAAGTGCTCCGGAACGGACCTACACAGTGCACGGCAGGGCCAAGTGCTCTGGAACAGGCctacacagtgcctggcagggTGAAGTGCTCCGGAACGGACCTACGCAGTGCACGGCAGGGCCAAGTGCTCTGGAACAGAcctacacagtgcctggcatgggcCAAGTGCTCCGGAACGGACCTACTCAGTGCCTGGCAGGGCCAAGTGCTCCGGAACGGAC CTACGCAGTGCACGGCAGGGCCAAGTGCTCTGGAACAGAcctacacagtgcctggcatgggcCAAGTGCTCCGGAACGGACCTACTCAGTGCCTGGCAGGGCCAAGTGCTCCGGAACGGACCTACACAGTGCACGGCAGGGCCAAGTGCTCTGGAACAGAcctacacagtgcctggcatgggcCAAGTGCTCCGGAACGGACCTACGCAGTGCCTGGCACGGGCCAAGTACTCCGAATGGTGACTATTTCTAttagtgttgttattgttagcattCTGTCTCTAAATTCCCTTAACATCCAAAGAGTTAACAGAACTTTAAGGGGTCTGGCAATAAGggggtgctacggctgctaa
- the LOC126086696 gene encoding uncharacterized protein LOC126086696 isoform X3 — MVPARDLHSAQHGPSTPERTYTVPGRGQVLWNRPTQCLAGARCSRRDLHSAWQGEVLQNGPTQCTAGPSALEQTYTVPGMGQVLRNGPTQCLAGPSAPKRTYAVHGRAKCSGTGLHSAWQGEVLRNGPTQCTAGPSALEQAYTVPGRVKCSGTDLRSARQGQVLWNRPTQCLAWAKCSGTDLLSAWQGQVLRNGPTQCTAGPSALEQAYTVPGRVKCSGTDLHSARQGQVLWNRPTQCLAWAKCSGTDLLSAWQGQVLRNGPTQCTAGPSALEQTYTVPGMGQVLRNGPTQCLARAKYSEW; from the exons ATGGTGCCTGCGAGAGACCTACACAGTGCCCAGCACGGGCCAAGTACTCCGGAACGGACCTACACGGTGCCCGGCAGGGGCCAAGTGCTCTGGAACAGGCctacacagtgcctggcagggGCCAGGTGCTCCAGAAGGGACctacacagtgcctggcagggTGAAGTGCTCCAGAACGGACCTACACAGTGCACGGCAGGGCCAAGTGCTCTGGAACAGAcctacacagtgcctggcatgggcCAAGTGCTCCGGAACGGACCTACTCAGTGCCTGGCAGGGCCAAGTGCTCCGAAACGGACCTATGCAGTGCACGGCAGGGCCAAGTGCTCTGGAACAGGCctacacagtgcctggcagggTGAAGTGCTCCGGAACGGACCTACACAGTGCACGGCAGGGCCAAGTGCTCTGGAACAGGCctacacagtgcctggcagggTGAAGTGCTCCGGAACGGACCTACGCAGTGCACGGCAGGGCCAAGTGCTCTGGAACAGAcctacacagtgcctggcatgggcCAAGTGCTCCGGAACGGACCTACTCAGTGCCTGGCAGGGCCAAGTGCTCCGGAACGGACCTACACAGTGCACGGCAGGGCCAAGTGCTCTGGAACAGGCctacacagtgcctggcagggTGAAGTGCTCCGGAACGGACCTACACAGTGCACGGCAGGGCCAAGTGCTCTGGAACAGAc ctacacagtgcctggcatgggcCAAGTGCTCCGGAACGGACCTACTCAGTGCCTGGCAGGGCCAAGTGCTCCGGAACGGACCTACACAGTGCACGGCAGGGCCAAGTGCTCTGGAACAGAcctacacagtgcctggcatgggcCAAGTGCTCCGGAACGGACCTACGCAGTGCCTGGCACGGGCCAAGTACTCCGAATGGTGA
- the LOC126086696 gene encoding uncharacterized protein LOC126086696 isoform X2 produces the protein MVPARDLHSAQHGPSTPERTYTVPGRGQVLWNRPTQCLAGARCSRRDLHSAWQGEVLQNGPTQCTAGPSALEQTYTVPGMGQVLRNGPTQCLAGPSAPKRTYAVHGRAKCSGTGLHSAWQGEVLRNGPTQCTAGPSALEQAYTVPGRVKCSGTDLRSARQGQVLWNRPTQCLAWAKCSGTDLLSAWQGQVLRNGPTQCTAGPSALEQAYTVPGRVKCSGTDLRSARQGQVLWNRPTQCLAWAKCSGTDLLSAWQGQVLRNGPTQCTAGPSALEQTYTVPGMGQVLRNGPTQCLARAKYSEW, from the exons ATGGTGCCTGCGAGAGACCTACACAGTGCCCAGCACGGGCCAAGTACTCCGGAACGGACCTACACGGTGCCCGGCAGGGGCCAAGTGCTCTGGAACAGGCctacacagtgcctggcagggGCCAGGTGCTCCAGAAGGGACctacacagtgcctggcagggTGAAGTGCTCCAGAACGGACCTACACAGTGCACGGCAGGGCCAAGTGCTCTGGAACAGAcctacacagtgcctggcatgggcCAAGTGCTCCGGAACGGACCTACTCAGTGCCTGGCAGGGCCAAGTGCTCCGAAACGGACCTATGCAGTGCACGGCAGGGCCAAGTGCTCTGGAACAGGCctacacagtgcctggcagggTGAAGTGCTCCGGAACGGACCTACACAGTGCACGGCAGGGCCAAGTGCTCTGGAACAGGCctacacagtgcctggcagggTGAAGTGCTCCGGAACGGACCTACGCAGTGCACGGCAGGGCCAAGTGCTCTGGAACAGAcctacacagtgcctggcatgggcCAAGTGCTCCGGAACGGACCTACTCAGTGCCTGGCAGGGCCAAGTGCTCCGGAACGGAC CTACGCAGTGCACGGCAGGGCCAAGTGCTCTGGAACAGGCctacacagtgcctggcagggTGAAGTGCTCCGGAACGGACCTACGCAGTGCACGGCAGGGCCAAGTGCTCTGGAACAGAcctacacagtgcctggcatgggcCAAGTGCTCCGGAACGGACCTACTCAGTGCCTGGCAGGGCCAAGTGCTCCGGAACGGACCTACACAGTGCACGGCAGGGCCAAGTGCTCTGGAACAGAcctacacagtgcctggcatgggcCAAGTGCTCCGGAACGGACCTACGCAGTGCCTGGCACGGGCCAAGTACTCCGAATGGTGA